The nucleotide window AGCTGGACTGGTGCAATGCGTTCTATTGTTGATGCAAACGTAACTCACATCCTTACAGGAGCTGTGTTGTTTATCTTCGGTTCTGGACCAATCAAAGGATTTGCTACTACTTTATTAATAGGTATTATTACCTCTTTATTTACTTCTATTTTTATTGCGAGAATCTTTATTGATAGAAATATTGCGGGTAAAAACAATTTGTCTTTCGTGACAAATTTCTCTAAAAATTTCTTTACTAATTTCCATTTTGATTTCTTGGGAATTAAAAAATGGACTTACCTTTTCTCTATTATCGTTACTATTGTGAGTATCGCATCTATTGCAACTCATGGTTTTGATCAGGGTGTTGACTTTGTTGGAGGAAGAACTTTCCAGGTTCGTTTCGATAAATCAATGAAACCAGAGGAAGTAAAAGATGAATTGGCAGCTGTATTTGGTAGTGCCGAGGTTAAAATTTTTGGTGAAGACAATCAGTTAAAAATTACGACAAAGTATAAAATTCAGGAAACAGGTAGTGCTGCTGATGAAGATGTAAATAAGAAATTATTTGAAACTCTGAAAAAGCATTATACAGGAATGACTTATGATAAATTTATCAATGCGTATGATGGTAAAAAATTAGGTGTTGTTCAAGCTTCAAAAGTTGGACCAACAGTGGCTGAAGATATTAAAACTAATGCTTATTGGGCAGTTTTGGGAGCAATGCTTATTGTAGGTTTGTATCTAGTTGTAAGTTTTAGAAAATGGCAATATAGTTTGGGTGCAATCGCAGCGGTAGCGCATGACGTTATCTTTGTATTGGGAGCTTACTCGTTGCTTTGGAAATATATGCCTTTCGGTATGGAAATCGATCAGCACTTTATTGCAGCTATCTTGACAGTAATTGGTTATTCAATGAACGATACAGTAATTGTATATGACAGAGTTCGTGAGTTCTTGGATGGAAAAACAAAAGGTTCTTTCTCTGAAATTGTGAACAAATCTATTAACTCTACAATGTCAAGAACTATCAATACTTCGTTGACAATGATTTTTGTATTGTTGATCATGTTCATTTTCGGTGGAGAATCTATCAGAGGATTTATCTTTGCAATGCTTATCGGTATTATTATTGGTACTTATTCTTCATTGTTTATTGCTACTCCAGTTTTGGTTGATACCATTTCTAAAGACGAGAAACATGATGTTGAAGTTAAACACCAACAAGAAGCTACTGTATAAAGTATCTCACATTTTAAAATAAAGAAAAGGATTCAGCTTTAAGTTGAATCCTTTTTTTATGCTCTTTTGTTAGCTAGTTATTTGCTGAATTGACTACATTATTTTTATAAAAGTGTCTTTTACTAATTGTATTTCATCTGAGTAATCTGTTTTCTTTTTGTTTGCAAAGTACAACGTGTTTTTTAGTGGTGTTTTTCCTTGCCACAAAAGCTTAATTTTGCCAGTTTCGAGTTCTGTTTTGCATAAGAAATCTGGAATTACTGCCAATCCGTTACTATTGCTTAAACAGCGCACTATGGAGTTTAAATTTGGAACAATATAGTTTGGTCTAAAATCGGCATGTTTGTTGAAATTAAGTTGCCAAAAACGTCTCAAATGCTCCATGTCTCCTGTCGTTCCGTACCATCTTTGTTGTTTCAGCCAATTTTCTATTCCATCAAAGTTTTTTTCTTTTTTTAAAATATCAAAAGTATCCGAATCAGTTTCGTTGCCAGCTATAAGAATTATGGTTTCTGAAGAAAAGGCTTGATAGTCGATAGTATTTTTGGTAATCATTTGTGGAGTGATGATTAAGTCCAAAATGCCTTTGTCTAGGTTTTCAATCATTTCCGGATATTCACCAAATTGGATAATTACGTTAAATGGAAAGGTTGCGAGGTAAGGCTCCAAAGTAATTTGAAAGGTCTCAAAACACATTCCGATGCTGATAGTTGGCGTGTTTTTCTCGGTGCTTCGCTGAAAGTTTTTTTCGGCTTCTTCCAATTTGCATAATGCATCGGTAATGAAATTATAGAGGACTTTTCCTTTTTCGGTAGGAACCATTTTTCGGCCGGTTCTGTCAAATAATTTATAACCAACGTAACTTTCTAGTGAACTTAAATGCAAACTGACTCCAGGTTGTGAAATATACAACGCCTCAGCAGCTCCGGTTAGTGTTCCTGTTTTGTAAACATACTTGAAAGTTCGATACCATTCTAGATTTACCATTTTGCCTTAGTATTATAATTATGATACAAAGGTATGAATTATGTTATTTTAATAATAGATATATCATGTGTAAATTTGTACCATCAAATTAAATAAGACAAAAAATGAAAAAGATATTTATTATAAATGGAGGGCAAAAGTTCGGGCATTCTGGTGGAAGATTCAATCAGACAATAGCAAATGCGACTGCTGAATTTTTCTTAAAACATAAAGATTTTGAGGTAAAAAGTACTGATGTAAACGACAATTATGATCCTGCACAAGAAGTCGAAAAATTTGTTTGGGCAGATGTAGTTATTTATCATACACCGATTTGGTGGTTTCAATTGCCTCACGGATTCAAAAAATACATAGACGTTGTTTTTACCGAAGGTCATGACAAAGGGATATACAAAAGCGATGGGCGTTCATCAAAAAATCCTGCGATAAACTATGGAACGGGAGGAATGCTTCATGGGAAGAAATACATGATAACAACTTCTTGGAATGCGCCGAAAGAAGCTTTCACGCTGCCTGGTGAATTCTTTGGTGAAACTAGCGTTGATGATGGACCGCTATTTGGTTTTCATAGAATGAATGCTTTCACTGGGATGAAGCCATTAGATAGTCTGCACTTTCATGATATCGAAAAAAATGCAGATGTTGTTAAAGATTTAAAATTATACGAAAATCATTTGACGCAATTGTTTTTGAACTAAACAAAAATGCCACTGAATTTACAGTGGCATTTTTGTTTAAATCTCGTTAGTCTTTTTGGCTGTGATGACAAAATACAATCCCACGATTATGAATGGAATACTGAGCCATTGCCCGGTTGATAATATGTTTCCTAAGTCACTTTCAAATCCCCCTTGGCTTTCTTTTACCGATTCTACTATGATACGAACCGTGAATAATAATACTAAGAATAAGCCAAATAAATAACCTGATTTTTTTCGGGCTTCTGTTTTCCAATAGAGGAAAAACAATACGGCAAACACAAAGATATAGCAAAAAGCTTCGTACAATTGCGCTGGATGTTTGGCAGGAACTTGATTCAGTAAATTGGCATATTGGGGATTGGTAGCGATAGCGTTGTATGCTTCTTTTGGTGTAGGAAGTTGGGTCGCATTGACAGCTTCTCTCGGGGAGAATTGATCTCTCACGAAACGGATTCCGAATGATGAAGTAGTTTCTTTACCTACAATTTCAGAATTGAAAAAATTTCCAAGTCTCACAAAAATAGCACCACTTGCAACTGGAATTACTACTCTGTCCAATATCCACAAAAGTGGTTTTTGAAGTACTTTTTTGCTGAAAAAATACATTGCAACGATAATAGAAATAGCAGCTCCGTGACTTGCCAATCCTTGATATCCTGTGAATTGAAACTTTGGAGTAAAACGGAAAGGTAAAATGATTTCGGCCAAATTGTTACGGTAATATTCCCAATCGTAAAAGAAAACATGTCCCAATCTCGCACCGATTAATGTAGCCAAAACAGTCCAAACAAATAAGGAGTCCAGTTTGTCTATGGCAACGTTTTCTCGTTCAAAAATATGCTTCATGATGTACCAGCCCAATCCAAAAGCGATTACAAACATTAAACTGTAAAAACGAATAATGAAAAAACCTAAATCAATACCTTCAGAGGGATTCCAAACAATGTTTAAAGCGTGTGTCATTTATTTTTTATTTTTTTTGTGAAAATATTACTTTCATTTTATAGGTTGTGTTAACAAAAACGTAAGATTCAATGAGTGTCATTTTTTATTTTCTTTCTCCCTCTTTTTTGGAGAGGGTTGGGGTGAAGTTGGAACTGGGTCATAACCTTTTCCTCCCCAAGGGTGACATCTCAAAATTCTTTTTATTCCTAAATATCCACCATAAAATAATCCGTGAGTCTGTAATGCCTGTATCATATAACTTGAACAGGTGGGTTCAAACCGACAGGCCGCAGGGGTAAAAGGGGATATAGCTCCCTGATAAAAGCGCACGAGCAATATGAAAGGTGCCGTTAGGAATTTCATGTTTTTTTTGA belongs to Flavobacterium gilvum and includes:
- the yidD gene encoding membrane protein insertion efficiency factor YidD; the encoded protein is MKFLTAPFILLVRFYQGAISPFTPAACRFEPTCSSYMIQALQTHGLFYGGYLGIKRILRCHPWGGKGYDPVPTSPQPSPKKREKENKK
- the lgt gene encoding prolipoprotein diacylglyceryl transferase; its protein translation is MTHALNIVWNPSEGIDLGFFIIRFYSLMFVIAFGLGWYIMKHIFERENVAIDKLDSLFVWTVLATLIGARLGHVFFYDWEYYRNNLAEIILPFRFTPKFQFTGYQGLASHGAAISIIVAMYFFSKKVLQKPLLWILDRVVIPVASGAIFVRLGNFFNSEIVGKETTSSFGIRFVRDQFSPREAVNATQLPTPKEAYNAIATNPQYANLLNQVPAKHPAQLYEAFCYIFVFAVLFFLYWKTEARKKSGYLFGLFLVLLFTVRIIVESVKESQGGFESDLGNILSTGQWLSIPFIIVGLYFVITAKKTNEI
- a CDS encoding NAD(P)H-dependent oxidoreductase; the encoded protein is MKKIFIINGGQKFGHSGGRFNQTIANATAEFFLKHKDFEVKSTDVNDNYDPAQEVEKFVWADVVIYHTPIWWFQLPHGFKKYIDVVFTEGHDKGIYKSDGRSSKNPAINYGTGGMLHGKKYMITTSWNAPKEAFTLPGEFFGETSVDDGPLFGFHRMNAFTGMKPLDSLHFHDIEKNADVVKDLKLYENHLTQLFLN
- a CDS encoding LysR family transcriptional regulator, yielding MVNLEWYRTFKYVYKTGTLTGAAEALYISQPGVSLHLSSLESYVGYKLFDRTGRKMVPTEKGKVLYNFITDALCKLEEAEKNFQRSTEKNTPTISIGMCFETFQITLEPYLATFPFNVIIQFGEYPEMIENLDKGILDLIITPQMITKNTIDYQAFSSETIILIAGNETDSDTFDILKKEKNFDGIENWLKQQRWYGTTGDMEHLRRFWQLNFNKHADFRPNYIVPNLNSIVRCLSNSNGLAVIPDFLCKTELETGKIKLLWQGKTPLKNTLYFANKKKTDYSDEIQLVKDTFIKIM